One genomic window of Candidatus Nitrospira inopinata includes the following:
- a CDS encoding pilus assembly protein N-terminal domain-containing protein, with product MTVETDKPESTTLTIVKSHHRRLVMKEDIVRMAVGDTEIVSAELVTNRELLLLGAEAGRTTLLVWLKSGQLKHYLVIVERDLSVLHAALHHIHPSIGARMAPDRDAVLLTGLVPDASYSVAAEAVARDYLKAGQAGGGKKGKARAFVKGIGKAGTAGSGASSSSDTEMEGEASATNETARIDAEVEPTAAVINLIRVEQLPLTPEEKIKEAIQSIGGKSVTVRRILHGNTRDDQRDVFVLEGTAPNQVAVARILHVAAHVITGEATGEDDLKVLADESGGLTSRRAAQAGMGTVQQGMGGGGGAMVGVGQLGQVLQGGGGALRQIRQLQNLIGKNLGRAKIVSAAKGRLLSFITVKDLPQVRLNVRLYELNRNKLLTYNSDLMAIAGTFSQGRLNPAPNAIPFQGPEAARVGPDRISFQNVLSFLNGTLGNTAQLKAGQFALQAVFSLLNRLNITRTLSSPSMTVLSGELATFTVGGEVPVPQLFSPIIGGGNVQLPPGVFSTVELVPFGITLGIRPLVGDDDSITLDIVPSVTSPDPSLTLSLKETTGANQLTTAFRVRSFMTHAKVNDGEGLLMAGLLARDRTDDQLYPPGLGDLPGVEWLVRNFARRDDQQELVVVINPVIIREPNPTVNLWEFPQPHELPLMRRVGSADRPVALSSKEGSIP from the coding sequence GAGGATATTGTGCGGATGGCTGTGGGGGATACGGAAATTGTATCGGCCGAGTTGGTCACCAATCGCGAACTGCTTCTGCTCGGAGCGGAAGCAGGCCGCACGACGTTGTTGGTCTGGCTGAAATCCGGCCAATTAAAACACTATCTCGTGATCGTTGAGCGAGATCTCTCGGTGCTCCATGCCGCCTTGCATCACATTCATCCGTCGATCGGTGCCCGCATGGCTCCGGACCGCGATGCGGTCCTGCTCACCGGTCTGGTCCCTGACGCGAGCTATTCTGTCGCCGCCGAGGCGGTGGCGAGGGACTATCTCAAGGCCGGCCAGGCCGGCGGTGGCAAAAAGGGCAAGGCGCGCGCCTTTGTGAAGGGAATCGGGAAAGCTGGCACGGCGGGCAGTGGCGCGAGCTCGTCGTCTGATACCGAGATGGAGGGTGAGGCTTCTGCAACCAATGAGACCGCCAGAATCGATGCAGAGGTAGAGCCCACAGCGGCGGTGATCAATCTCATTCGCGTCGAACAGTTGCCGCTCACGCCGGAGGAAAAAATCAAAGAAGCGATTCAGTCAATCGGCGGAAAATCAGTTACCGTCCGGAGAATTCTCCACGGCAATACGCGGGATGATCAACGGGATGTTTTCGTGCTGGAGGGGACAGCGCCCAATCAGGTGGCCGTGGCCCGTATTCTTCATGTCGCGGCCCATGTGATTACTGGCGAGGCGACGGGGGAGGACGATCTCAAGGTGTTGGCCGATGAATCGGGCGGATTGACGAGCCGGCGCGCGGCCCAGGCAGGAATGGGCACGGTCCAGCAAGGTATGGGCGGCGGAGGTGGCGCCATGGTGGGTGTGGGACAGTTGGGGCAGGTGCTGCAGGGGGGAGGAGGAGCGCTCAGGCAAATCCGGCAACTGCAAAATCTCATCGGCAAGAACTTGGGCCGTGCAAAAATCGTCTCCGCCGCCAAAGGACGGCTGCTCTCGTTCATCACGGTCAAGGATTTGCCACAGGTCCGCTTGAACGTGCGTCTCTATGAGCTCAATCGGAACAAACTGCTGACCTACAACTCGGACCTGATGGCGATTGCGGGAACCTTCTCTCAAGGCCGGTTGAATCCCGCGCCGAACGCCATTCCCTTTCAAGGCCCGGAAGCAGCGCGGGTTGGGCCTGATCGGATCTCCTTTCAAAACGTGCTCTCGTTTCTCAATGGCACGTTGGGCAACACGGCTCAGCTCAAGGCAGGTCAATTCGCCCTGCAAGCGGTCTTCTCGTTGCTCAACCGTCTGAACATCACGAGAACCCTCTCGTCTCCCTCTATGACGGTGCTCTCCGGCGAACTGGCCACGTTCACGGTTGGAGGGGAGGTGCCGGTGCCGCAATTGTTTTCTCCGATCATCGGCGGGGGGAACGTCCAGCTGCCGCCGGGCGTCTTCAGTACCGTTGAGCTGGTGCCGTTCGGCATCACGCTGGGGATCAGGCCGTTGGTGGGAGACGATGATTCCATCACGCTCGACATTGTGCCGTCGGTCACGTCGCCGGATCCGTCCCTGACGTTGTCGCTCAAAGAGACGACCGGGGCCAATCAACTCACGACCGCATTCCGTGTGCGATCGTTCATGACCCATGCCAAGGTAAACGATGGGGAGGGACTGCTGATGGCAGGTCTGTTGGCCCGTGACCGAACGGATGACCAACTGTACCCGCCGGGGTTGGGTGACCTTCCGGGAGTGGAATGGCTGGTCAGAAATTTTGCTCGCCGCGACGATCAACAGGAACTGGTGGTGGTTATTAATCCCGTGATCATTCGTGAACCTAATCCCACCGTCAATCTCTGGGAGTTTCCACAGCCTCACGAGTTGCCGCTGATGCGACGTGTGGGGTCTGCTGATCGTCCGGTTGCTCTTTCCTCGAAAGAGGGATCCATACCATGA
- a CDS encoding prepilin peptidase yields MTGGEGPSGLWHFVVPAFGTLWAVVVDVMDHEIPDRIPIGVTLWAIGAEWLGWLPFSWSSLVLGFATALIAGAIGFGFHCLGGGDVKLLAALGASVGWSAVWSLLFWTALAGGLFGLIAAWRRERDLAFAPAIAVGLAAVLLMEVLG; encoded by the coding sequence ATGACAGGCGGTGAGGGTCCATCCGGTCTGTGGCATTTCGTGGTCCCGGCGTTCGGGACCCTCTGGGCCGTGGTGGTTGATGTGATGGATCATGAAATTCCTGATCGAATTCCCATCGGTGTGACGCTCTGGGCAATCGGGGCTGAGTGGCTGGGATGGTTACCCTTTTCGTGGAGTTCGCTAGTGCTGGGCTTTGCCACGGCGTTGATAGCCGGCGCCATTGGGTTTGGATTCCACTGTCTTGGCGGCGGAGACGTGAAATTACTGGCGGCTCTCGGGGCATCCGTCGGCTGGTCGGCCGTCTGGTCTCTGTTGTTCTGGACGGCCCTGGCCGGTGGATTGTTCGGTCTAATTGCCGCCTGGCGACGAGAACGGGATCTGGCGTTTGCTCCGGCCATCGCCGTGGGATTGGCGGCCGTCTTGCTGATGGAGGTACTGGGATGA
- a CDS encoding TadE/TadG family type IV pilus assembly protein produces the protein MRRTINGRRHQRRWASISSNDHGGVLIEFALIALALYFLLALLLDVGRLIFTAQAVQEAARVAARELALAPLPGAMTFEAAMEDPMVRANLYDPSRLVIPVTDDASFQAALASLPVINKALLPLMIHETIDGVEYLRYPGAVLTDGSGGLTVGIPRVVSRDDEGRETIEWVAPIEEIRPDPADPASGPFSVASSGPERGLVAIRINYPFQAAMLVGFQGGTSPIVADDDGVVELNGLPPGQAPVALPGAVGVYGGPFGLGAHYNWGVVRRPFRKLLVAQAVFRREVLL, from the coding sequence ATGAGGCGAACAATCAACGGCCGACGGCATCAGAGGAGGTGGGCGTCGATATCGAGCAATGACCATGGTGGCGTCCTGATCGAGTTCGCGCTGATCGCATTGGCTCTGTATTTTCTCTTGGCGCTGCTGTTGGATGTTGGACGGCTAATCTTTACGGCGCAGGCCGTTCAGGAGGCGGCCCGCGTGGCGGCGAGGGAACTTGCGCTGGCTCCCTTGCCGGGCGCCATGACCTTCGAGGCCGCCATGGAAGACCCGATGGTTCGGGCCAACTTGTACGATCCGAGTCGGCTGGTGATTCCCGTGACCGACGATGCCTCGTTTCAAGCGGCGCTGGCTTCGCTGCCTGTCATCAACAAGGCCCTGCTGCCATTGATGATCCACGAAACCATCGATGGGGTGGAGTATCTCCGCTATCCCGGCGCGGTGTTGACCGATGGGTCGGGAGGACTGACGGTCGGTATCCCTCGCGTCGTCTCGCGCGATGACGAAGGGAGAGAAACGATCGAATGGGTTGCGCCGATCGAGGAGATCAGGCCCGATCCGGCTGATCCGGCGAGCGGCCCGTTCAGTGTCGCTTCGAGCGGCCCGGAGCGAGGCTTGGTGGCGATCCGCATTAACTATCCGTTCCAGGCAGCCATGTTGGTGGGGTTTCAAGGAGGGACCTCGCCGATTGTTGCCGATGACGACGGGGTTGTCGAACTCAACGGGCTTCCGCCTGGTCAAGCGCCTGTGGCGCTACCCGGGGCGGTGGGGGTGTATGGGGGGCCGTTTGGCCTGGGTGCCCACTACAACTGGGGTGTGGTGCGGAGGCCGTTTCGAAAATTGCTGGTAGCTCAAGCCGTCTTCCGTCGGGAGGTGTTGTTATGA
- the cpaB gene encoding Flp pilus assembly protein CpaB: protein MTTMRAARRRRNLVGSPAWLVAFLLVVVGITVASLWAGGVITLDHWFGPSREGLVAVPAPSRPIPAYTKVTRDFLLDQNGNLSFIYLPPDAVTPEMYVQLSDILGRVTKKPKPPGYVFTEADFFPKGSRAGLVAGVPPGKRAMRIEADQVRGLYGLNIGDRFDLVATIPIEAKNAAKGLKIGGAYQEVLTLQAELTNWMKQATVRVLVQNGVLVEPLTTRQVPITTTTLTKGPVTRTKPVQEYVIAVDPEEVALLTQAIAVKAQINAVPRSGQPGDPEDSRTPDLQPWHPYTGFVNDRDPMSHSFGAIPKLTMVETITGRRKQGFDRGVLGVPISEAAEYESRERHHEIPTTTRPPVPR from the coding sequence ATGACCACGATGCGTGCTGCCCGTCGCCGGAGAAATCTAGTTGGAAGTCCGGCCTGGCTGGTGGCCTTCTTGCTTGTGGTGGTGGGGATCACGGTCGCCAGCCTGTGGGCGGGGGGAGTGATCACACTTGATCACTGGTTCGGTCCCTCCCGCGAGGGACTGGTGGCAGTTCCAGCTCCCTCCCGCCCGATTCCAGCCTACACAAAGGTCACCAGGGATTTTCTCTTGGACCAGAATGGGAACCTTTCTTTTATTTATCTGCCACCCGATGCGGTGACGCCAGAAATGTATGTCCAACTGAGTGACATTCTCGGACGGGTGACCAAGAAACCCAAACCACCTGGGTATGTCTTTACGGAAGCTGATTTTTTTCCGAAGGGTAGTCGCGCCGGTCTTGTTGCTGGCGTGCCACCGGGCAAACGGGCCATGCGGATCGAGGCTGACCAGGTTCGGGGACTCTATGGTCTGAACATTGGGGATCGATTTGATCTGGTGGCGACCATCCCTATCGAGGCCAAGAACGCCGCCAAGGGGCTCAAGATCGGGGGAGCTTATCAAGAGGTGCTCACCTTGCAGGCCGAACTAACTAATTGGATGAAACAGGCGACGGTGCGGGTGCTGGTGCAAAACGGCGTTCTGGTTGAACCCCTCACCACCAGACAGGTTCCGATCACAACCACGACATTGACCAAAGGGCCGGTGACCAGGACCAAGCCAGTGCAAGAGTATGTGATCGCAGTGGATCCAGAGGAGGTTGCCCTGTTGACCCAGGCGATTGCCGTGAAAGCCCAGATCAATGCTGTGCCTCGCTCTGGTCAACCTGGGGACCCAGAAGACAGCCGCACGCCGGATCTGCAGCCGTGGCATCCCTATACAGGCTTCGTGAACGATCGCGATCCCATGAGCCATTCTTTCGGCGCCATCCCAAAACTGACGATGGTGGAAACGATCACCGGCCGGAGGAAACAGGGGTTCGATCGAGGGGTGTTGGGTGTGCCGATCAGTGAAGCGGCGGAATATGAGTCAAGAGAGCGCCACCATGAGATCCCCACAACGACTCGGCCGCCGGTGCCTCGATGA